In Tenebrio molitor chromosome 8, icTenMoli1.1, whole genome shotgun sequence, a genomic segment contains:
- the LOC138136435 gene encoding B1 protein-like — protein sequence MKLLLCLVLVALVAATYADTGRDKVRQYSDACKAESGVSDESLNKARNGEEVDDPKLKEHAFCILKKSGFIDASGEFQVETMKTKLKEVSEHPEKIDALVAKCAVKKATPQESSDNFLRCTRDNRS from the exons ATGAAGCTCCTCCTCTGTCTTGTCCTCGTTGCTTTGGTCGCCGCGACTTAC GCCGACACAGGTCGTGACAAGGTGAGGCAGTACAGCGACGCCTGCAAAGCCGAGTCTGGAGTGTCCGACGAGTCCCTCAACAAGGCTCGCAACGGTGAAGAAGTGGACGATCCCAAACTGAAAGAGCACGCTTTCTGCATCCTGAAGAAGTCCGGATTCATCGACGCTAGTGGTGAATTCCAAGTGGAGACCATGAAGACGAAATTGAAGGAAGTCTCTGAGCATCCAGAGAAGATTGATGCCTTGGTTGCCAAATGTGCAGTCAAGAAGGCCACTCCTCAGGAGTCTTCAGACAACTTCCTTAGGTGCACTCGCGATAACAGGTCGTAA
- the LOC138136433 gene encoding B1 protein-like has product MKFLLCLALVALVGATYADTGRDKVREYSDACKAETGISEETLTKVRNGEEVDDPKVKEQAFCILKKSGFIDASGEFQVEHIKTKLKEVSEHPEKVDALVAKCAVKKATPQESSKNFLKCTRDNRS; this is encoded by the exons ATGAAATTCCTCCTTTGTCTTGCTCTCGTTGCTTTGGTCGGTGCGACCTAC GCCGACACAGGTCGTGACAAGGTGAGGGAATACAGCGACGCCTGCAAGGCCGAGACTGGAATCTCGGAAGAAACCCTCACCAAGGTTCGCAACGGTGAAGAAGTGGACGACCCCAAAGTGAAAGAACAGGCTTTCTGCATCCTGAAGAAGTCCGGATTCATCGACGCTAGTGGTGAATTCCAAGTGGAGCACATCAAAACGAAATTGAAGGAAGTCTCTGAGCATCCAGAGAAGGTCGATGCCTTGGTTGCCAAATGTGCAGTCAAGAAGGCCACTCCTCAGGAGTCTTCAAAAAACTTCCTTAAATGCACTCGCGATAACAGGTCGTAA
- the LOC138136432 gene encoding B1 protein-like isoform X1: protein MKLLLCLVPVALVAATYVLADTGRDKVRQYSDACKAESGVSDESLNKARNGEEVDDPKLKEHAFCILKKSGFIDASGEFQVEHMKTKLKEVSEHPEKIDALVAKCAVKKATPQESSDNFLRCTRDNRS from the exons ATGAAGCTCCTCCTCTGTCTTGTCCCCGTTGCTTTGGTCGCCGCGACCTACGTACTC GCCGACACAGGTCGTGACAAGGTGAGGCAGTACAGCGACGCCTGCAAGGCCGAGTCTGGAGTGTCCGACGAGTCCCTCAACAAGGCTCGCAACGGTGAAGAAGTGGACGATCCCAAACTGAAAGAGCACGCTTTCTGCATCCTGAAGAAGTCCGGATTCATCGACGCTAGTGGTGAATTCCAAGTGGAGCACATGAAGACGAAATTGAAGGAAGTCTCTGAGCATCCAGAGAAGATCGATGCCTTGGTTGCCAAATGTGCAGTCAAGAAGGCCACTCCTCAGGAGTCTTCAGACAACTTCCTTAGGTGCACTCGCGATAACAGGTCGTAA
- the LOC138136432 gene encoding B1 protein-like isoform X2, translating to MKLLLCLVPVALVAATYADTGRDKVRQYSDACKAESGVSDESLNKARNGEEVDDPKLKEHAFCILKKSGFIDASGEFQVEHMKTKLKEVSEHPEKIDALVAKCAVKKATPQESSDNFLRCTRDNRS from the exons ATGAAGCTCCTCCTCTGTCTTGTCCCCGTTGCTTTGGTCGCCGCGACCTAC GCCGACACAGGTCGTGACAAGGTGAGGCAGTACAGCGACGCCTGCAAGGCCGAGTCTGGAGTGTCCGACGAGTCCCTCAACAAGGCTCGCAACGGTGAAGAAGTGGACGATCCCAAACTGAAAGAGCACGCTTTCTGCATCCTGAAGAAGTCCGGATTCATCGACGCTAGTGGTGAATTCCAAGTGGAGCACATGAAGACGAAATTGAAGGAAGTCTCTGAGCATCCAGAGAAGATCGATGCCTTGGTTGCCAAATGTGCAGTCAAGAAGGCCACTCCTCAGGAGTCTTCAGACAACTTCCTTAGGTGCACTCGCGATAACAGGTCGTAA
- the LOC138136434 gene encoding B1 protein-like, whose product MKFLLCLVLVALVAATYADTRRDKVKQYSDACKAESGVSDESLNKARNGEEVDDPKLKEHAFCILKKSGFIDASGEFQVETIKTKLKEVAEHPEKIDAWVAKCAVKKATPQESSEDFLKCTRDNRL is encoded by the exons ATGAAGTTCCTCCTCTGTCTTGTCCTCGTTGCTTTGGTCGCCGCGACCTAC GCCGACACACGTCGTGACAAGGTGAAGCAGTACAGCGACGCCTGCAAGGCCGAGTCTGGAGTGTCCGACGAGTCCCTCAACAAGGCTCGCAACGGTGAAGAAGTGGACGATCCCAAACTGAAAGAGCACGCTTTCTGCATCCTGAAGAAGTCTGGATTCATTGACGCTAGTGGTGAATTCCAAGTGGAGACCATTAAGACGAAATTGAAGGAAGTCGCTGAGCATCCAGAGAAGATCGATGCCTGGGTTGCCAAATGTGCAGTGAAGAAGGCCACTCCTCAGGAGTCTTCAGAAGACTTCCTTAAGTGCACTCGCGATAACAGGTTGTAA
- the LOC138136658 gene encoding B1 protein-like produces the protein MKLLLCLVFVALVAATYADIRREKVQEYSDICKTESGVSEESLTKIRNDEEVDDPKLKVHAFCILKKSGFIDASGEFQVETITKKFKEISEHPETIDALVTKCAVKKDTPEESSFQFLQCVHKKRSL, from the exons ATGAAGCTCCTCCTCTGTCTTGTTTTCGTTGCTTTGGTCGCCGCGACCTAC GCCGACATTCGTCGTGAGAAGGTGCAGGAGTACAGCGACATCTGCAAGACCGAGTCTGGAGTTTCGGAAGAGTCCCTCACCAAGATTCGCAACGATGAAGAAGTGGACGACCCCAAACTGAAAGTTCACGCTTTCTGCATCCTGAAGAAATCCGGATTCATCGACGCTAGTGGCGAATTCCAAGTGGAGACCATCACGAAGAAATTCAAGGAAATCTCTGAGCATCCAGAGACGATCGATGCGTTGGTTACAAAATGTGCAGTGAAGAAGGACACTCCTGAGGAATCCTCATTCCAATTCCTTCAGTGCGTTCACAAAAAGAGGTCGCTCTAA